In Rhodopirellula sp. P2, the DNA window GACCGACTGACGGCCAGCAACATCGAATACCAAGTCGTCAACGAACAACGCATGCTGTTTGAACTGTTGGTGTAGGGGGTGTTCTCGGGGCGATTGAAACTCCTTGCGGTGGGGCTTGAGGATCTCGCGCGAGCTGCTCGGTTGGTTCGATCGAGAACGCACGTGGGAGCATCGTCTTCGCAAGGTTGTGTCCTGCCATTCGCGTTTGACCTCCTCGGATCTCCGTTGTGTGGCGCGGCTGCTCGCACTGGCGTACAATCAGTTCCCTCTGACGAGCTAATGGGGGCACGAATCGTGTGTGGGCGAAGTGCCGCTTTTGCATGGCGCGTCCTATCCGGGAGGGAATTGGATGAATTCACAAGCACGCTTCCAGTTGATTTCGATTGTCGCGTCGGTCTTTGTGTTGCTGCTGATTGGGATTTCGCGGGCTGCGAACGCCGGTCGTTCCGACACGTCCGCGATGGAAATTTTGTTTGCAAGGGAGCTGGATGTCCTTGCACAAGGTTCTGACGGCGTGGTCCTGCAGGCGTCAAAACTGGCCCCGGTCGATCGCTTTACCGTTTTGGCCGATTGGGTGTTGCCCTCTGAAACCCGGCCAAACTTCCGAATGCAATCGAGATTCGTGCAGATTGCTCCGATCGCAAACTCAGAAGTGGCCCCCAAGGAAAGCATCGTCGAAGGGATCACCTCGCCAGCGTTCTATCTTCTAGCGGCGGCCACAGAAACAAACCGTCTGGCTGAACTTCGCCGGCGAGTGCAAGCGATTCCGGATCCGTTGGAATCGGATCAAATGCGAGCGAAGCTGGCTCTCCTCTTCATGATCGAAATCGCGGATTTCACGTTGAAGTCACCGGCAAAAGTCGAGGAGTCAACTTCCGCGATGCTGGCCTCTCTGGCAACTCATGTCCGGACACGAGATCCAGCTGCTGACAGGCAGGCTTGGCCAGAGATTTTGGCCCTCGCGTACGGGATGCACAGTGACCTTCGTAGCAGCGAATTTCTCGAGCTTGTCACCAGCGTTTACTCCGTGCAAATTGAGAATCTGAGCTGGGACGCAAATGCAGCTTGGGACGTCTATGCCTTCGGTGCCTTTGCGGGGCTTGACCCAAGCAATGAAAGCGATCCAAAACTTCAGACGGTGTCGCCCAGTTCCTTCGAAAGTTGGCAACAAGCGTCGGTGGTGTCTGCCAACTCTCGCGGCAACGGGTTCACCGCTGCAACGTGGCGGCCTGTTGGCAACGCGGTTCACAAGTTCGCTGGTCACAACAATGACTACCTGTATTTCCCTTCACCGCTGACGGGAGATTTTGAAATCGAGTGTGACGTGACTGGTTTTCATTTTGGAGAAACGCAGGTTGCTTACGCAGGAATTTTTGCGTCACCTCATTCCTCGCGAAGTCAAGCAGAGATCGGCGGGCTGCGCAGTCAAGAGATGCTTCCCCTCGATCCACCAATGAGCCCGCCAGACGATTGGATGAGTTGTCGAATCTCGGTTCGTGATGGTGTTTGTCGTCACTTCATCAATGGAAGAAGCATTCTGCAGCGGACGTTGGTGGACGGCCAATTCCCCTGGGTGGCGTTGCGAGCACATCGGTTGAGCCACGGAGGCATTCGCAACCTCACCATCACGGGATCGCCTGAGATTCCATCCTCCATCGACATGGTGAATTCGCCGAAACTGGTCGGCTGGTACAGCTACTACGACGAGCCAGTTGACGACCCGAAAGGCATGTTTGCATGGCGATCCGTTGCGACGCAAGAAACAGAATCGTCGTTTGAGGTTCAGCACGCGGCTCGACGCGAACTCGCGGGATCCAATTTGGAGAGTCTGCTGATGTATCACCGGCCCCTGATGGAAGATGGCTCGATTGAATATGAGTTCTTCTACGCGAAGGGAGAAACCGCGGTCCATCCGGCGATCGATCGCTTGGCGTTCCTGCTCGAACCGGATGGCGTCCAGGTGCACTGGGTGACAGACGGTGCGCATCAACCGGGCAATCTTTCGCCTGCGAATCGAGCGTTTGTAACCAAGCAAGAACAGAGACGTCCCGAGGTTGTCTTGAAGGACAATTCTTGGAACCGAGTTCGATTGGAGCTTCGGGGTGATGATGTCCTGTTGCTTCTGAATGGAAAACCCGTCATGGATCGGGCACTGAAACCATGGAACCAACGGCAGTTCGGATTGTTCCATTTCGCGGACAAGACCAACGCTCGAGTTCGCAATTTGCGCTGGTCAGGTGACTGGCAAAATGCTGAGGAGGTGCTTGGCAAGCATCGCGGCGTCAGGCCAGATACAGCTGAGATGGAACGGTTGACTTCAGCACTGCCTCAGTCCTACCGGCAGGATTTTCGAAACCTGGAAATTGACTCGAGCCATTTCATTCAGCGAGGCGGTCCGATCACGGTGGGGGCGGATGGCATTGCGATGAAAGCGAGCGGTAGCCAAAGCACGGATCTGCCTCTCTGGTTGGAAGTCCGCGGCGACTTCGATTTGCGAGCACGTTTTGAGAACTTTCAACATGCGGACGTCGGCGACGGGGCTCTCGAAATGCTGGCGTACCTGCCGAGCGATGGTCAGAAAATTCGAGTTGCTCGGCACCGTTGGGACAACAAAGAGCAAAAGTTGCGAACCCGGTTTTCACCGATGACGGATGCCGGGCACCAAGCTCAGCGAGCCAGGGATCATTGGGCCGCGAACGAAGCCACATCGGGAGTTTTTCGAATGGTCCGTTTAGGCACCACCGTTCATTACTTGTTCGCTGAAAACGATTCTGAAACATTTCGTCTTCTGTCGACCGATGAAGTCGGCCGTGGACCTTTGAGCGCGGGGGGCATCACCCTCAAAGCGTTCGCCGAGAAAGGTGGTTCTGCATCGACGACCTGGACCAACATCAGCGTGCGTGCCGAGCAGATTGAGGGCGTCGCGGTGCAGGACATGCAAGCGTTGCGGAGCCAGTTGGACGACTCGAAGAAGCTGTTGAAGAAGTCATTCGTGCATGACTTTACGGAAGCCGCACCTGATCCGGAGACGTTTTCACGACTGAATGATACAAGGCCTTGGAACGAGGCCGACGATGGTCTTCGATTGCGAGACATCGGAAAGGTTGATTGGGGCGCCAGCGTGCTCATCGCGAGAATCCCCGTCGAAGGTGACTTTGATATTCGTCTGGAATTTGACGAGCTCAAACTGGCGAGTGCGGGAAACGGGCAACAAGCCATTCTCGCAATCGAAGTTCAGCCGACGTCTGAACCGCGAACCACCGTCAATTCGATGCTGGGGCTGAATTCACCCGGAGTGATCCAAGCGGAAGGCTACGCGCGAGTGAGAATGCCCGATGGAAGTCAATGGTTCAACGGAACCGAACGGCACACCGTGACATCTGCCACGGCGCTGCGAATCGCTCGCCGGGGCGAGCGATTCTTCATGATGGTTCGTGCCGAAGGTGAACAGCACGATCGCATCGTCTCGATGTCAGACCATTCAGACGCTCCAATCAACGGGATCATCATGATGCTGCGTAGTGGCGGGGCGGGAAGTGAATCAAGCGTGCGGCTGAAGAAGTTCGAGGTTCACTCGGGTGAGCAGTGAGTGACTTGTTGTAACTCACTGTTTTCGGTTCACTCGACGATGGATTTGAGCAACGCCTGCATCTCTCTTCGTTTCGCGGCTTCTTGTTCGTAAAGGTTCACTGTCTCCATTGGGTCTTGCTTCAGATTGTAAAGCTGACCCGGGGAGTCGGTTTCAGCTTCCTTCTTTGCATAGGGTTGAAGCACTCGGTCGTTGTAGTTGTTGCCGCCGGAACCGGTGTGATTCAAGTATTTCCAATCGCCGACTCGAAGCTGGAACTCACCGCGAAAACTCTGGGTGATCATGTGGGGCCGAATGGACTCGCCCTCAGGCACTTGCCCCAGCAGTTCCGGCAGCATGTTGAAACTGTCCAGCGCAACGCTCTTGGGCAAGTCCACGTTTGCGACGGCTGCGAGTGTTTTGAAAATGTCGGTCGTGTTGATCAGTTGGTTGGAAACGCGACCAGGGGAGATGTGGCCGGGCCACTTCATCATCATGGGCACGCGGTGGCCGCCTTCCCATCCATCGCGTTTCATCCCACGCCATCCGCCAGCGGCGTCGTGCTGATGATCTTCACGCATCCACACGGTGTGCATCGTTTCCGGGCCGTTGTCCGAGTTGAAGATCACCAATGTGTTGTCATCCACTCCCAGTTCCTTCAAGTGATCGAGCAATTCACCGGTGAGCGAATCCAGTTCGCAAACAAAGTCGCCGCGAGCGCCGGCTTGCGTGGATCCCGTGTATTGGTTGGCAGGCAGCACAGGGGCGTGTGCGATCTGGGTGGAAACAATCGCGAAGAAGGGTTGGTCCGGTGACTCTTGGACGTGGCGGTCGAGAAACTCTCGAGTCTTGTTGAAGAACAGAACGTCGGCGTCGACAAACTTGTAACCGGGGGCTTTCCAGCCTTCGTCGTTGTCCCATCGCCATTTGCCGCCGGGGTTAGGAAGTGTGTCACGTTTGTGGCGTTGGTTCGCTGGGACGGGGACCATGCCGTTTTCGATGTACAGATACAACGGGTCCGTGGTGGGGCAATTGGGGGTCACGAATGACTCATCGAAGCCTTGGTTGTTGGGCCCATCGATCAGGGGTGTGCTTCGTTCGTAATCGATTTCGGTGACGTCTTGGAAGCCACCTCGCAGTTGTTTGCCATCGCTGCCGTACCAGGTCAGCCCGAGGTGCCATTTGCCGAAGATCGCGGTCTTGTAGCCTGCCTGTTGAAGCATCTCTGCGATCGTCAAATCATCCGGCCGCAAGTAGCTGGGGCCGCTGGCTCCTTCGAACGCAGTCGTTCGGCGTCCCGTCCGGAAGACGCACTGACCGCTCATCAAACCGTAGCGAGACGGCGAGCAGATCGTTGAAGGGCTGTGTGCGTCCGTGAAGCGAATTCCCTGGGAAGCCAATTGGTCCAAGTGAGGTGTTTCGTAGGCGCAGTTTTCGTTGTAAGACGACAGGTCCCCGTAGCCGAGGTCATCGGCGTAGATGATCAAGACATTGGGTGGCTGGTCCGCTGTGCCGGTTGGGCTGGTGAGCACGGAGCCCAGGCTGACCAGCATCGCAGAGAGAATTGTGATGCGGGTTCGCGTGACGGCGGGGGCACACAGGCGACGTGTCGGAGGCATGATTCAAATTCTCGAGGGAGCTTGTCAGTGGGGCTGGATTGATCAGCAGAGCGAACGCCGGTCGGACAGCGTTTATGCTCGTTCAATCCTAGCGACCAACGACGGAACCCCGAAGCAGTCCCTTGTCGGAGAGCCCAGAAAAACGGCGGCCTCAGGCCGCCGTGTCGCAAATCGTTTTCGAAATCCAGTGGGTTACGCCACACCTGGCTTCGTGTGCTCAGTGGCAGGCCCGGCGAACTAAGCAGGTACGCAGGTGTCATCGGGTATGTGAGCCGTTGGCGTTAGCCACGGTTTTCACCGCAACCGGGGCCAACGCCCAAACGGTTCACATGGTTGTGCCCGATCATTCCAGCCGACCTGCTTATTTGCCAGATGCGTCGCTGATCAACTGACGCAATTTCACCGAGTCCGTGACAGCTTTTCCTGCCGCGACATCTTCCTCGCGAAAACTTGCAAACAGAATCTGCCGGTCTTTGGTGCGACTGTAGTCATAGGCGATGTGGATCACGCCGTTGGCGTCTTGTTGGCCATCGGGATAGGAGACACCGGCTCGTTCATCAAGCATCAGGCCCCCCTTCCAAGTTTCGCCGTCATCGGTGGAAACGAAAGCCATCAGGTGCGAGCGACCGGTTCTCTTTTCGATGGGGCCGTGTTTGACCAACAGGAGATTTCCTGAAGCGAGTCGTCGGATGAAAAAGCGTGCGCTGGGGTGAGCGATTTTTGATGGCGTTAGTTCAGGCCAAGTTTTCCCTCGGTCCGTGGAGACACTCTCGCCGATTCCGTATTTCGTGCGGGCAAGCAGCCAAATCGATTGGTCGTTCCGCTCCACGAACATGTGTTCATCGAAGGCGCGAGCATCCTTGGGCACATTGCAGCCGCCGCGTCGCGACCAGGTTTTGCCTTGATCATCCGAGACAATCATGCGAGCACTGGCGTCGGTCTCGCGCCATGTCGAAGCCGGCAACGCCCATTCGTCCGTTGAGAGGACCAGCGGTTTGCACATCATGATTCCATCGGTGATCCGCTTGGGTTTGCCATGGACAGGTTGTTCCGCATCGGGGTCTTCGATTTCCAGAAACCAAACTCCGGCGACGGTCCCCGCGTGACCCACGGCCTGTGCCCAGATCAGCCGCAACTTTCCGTCTGGTGCGATCCACAGTTCTGGATCGTAGGTGCGGACCGGACCGTCCTCGTCCGGATCAACCACCAGCACTTCCTTCCATGTCTCTCCACCATCGCCGCTGGTGCTGAGAACGACGTAGTTGTTCTCGTCTTCCTTGGGGGTTTTGCCGGCATACCAGGTTGCCCAGAGCCTGCCGCCGTTGGAAACCGCAAGGCTGGGGATTCCCGTGAATGCCCGGTTGGTCACCGCCTGCACGGTTTGGGGAAGACCGATGTATTGCGGCGGATTCAGAAACGGGGCGTCTTGTGCTGGAAGGATTCCAATCGCTGAAAGAGTGAAGCAGACCGCAAGGGGGATGGTTCGAATCATGAGGTGGGGCATTGGTGGGGAGGGATGTGTGGGGAGGGATGTCGCGTCAAAGTTTATCGTCTCGGCGTCCGGTTTGCTGTGTTTGACGAGGAGTTTTGGCGAGCTGAGTGAACGCCCTTGGAAGGTCATTGCACGGGAATGTGAGCCGGGGGATCGCGTGGGGAGGGGGCGGCAAACAACTGTCGTCGCTCCGCGACTTGGGGGCTTGTGTCGTTGGCGTATGACCTTGGGTTGAAAACCCAAGGCTTCCGGCTTCCGTCGCTCCGCGACTGGGGGTGTTCGGGGGATCCAATAACCGCGGAGCGGTGACAGTTGTCAGCCTCGGGGTTTCAACCCGAGGTTTGGTTTTCCTCGACAAGCCGCGGAGCGGCGACAGCTGGCGAACGATGTGATGGGGGATCGATTGAAAAAGTGAAGTTGTCAATTGAAAAATCTGGCGATTGAGGCGATGGCGGGGCACGAACCGGAGAGCTTTCGGCCGCAATTTTCGCCCCGGATGGGGCCGGCTTGCTTAGCTCGGGGCGGAAGCCCCGAGACCGATCTGACGCGTCGGGTTTCCATATCGACGGCCTTGGAAGGCCATCGTACGGGTGGCTTTGCGTGTCGGGATTCCATAAAAAAACACGGCGGCCAATGGCCGCCGTGTCGTTCGTCAGTTGGGAAGTCCTGGGGGCTATGCCACAGGTTTCTTCATGAACTCGGTTTCCGCAGCGATGTCGCTGTCGTCGGGGGTCGCGTCGTTGTCGATGTCGAACCACTCTTCCTTGAACTGCAGGTAACCGCTTTCACCCTTGGCTGAACGCTTCAGAGCGACGTTGGTTCCTAGAGCGATGACGGCGTCGCCCATTGCGACTTCCGGGTAGCAGCGAGGTTTGTTCTCGCCGTCTGGGTTGCGGATGCAATAGGCCCAGTGCTCAATCTCTTCGCGGTACCCACGGCTGACTGGGCCGGACGAAGCGGCTTGGGCCACCGGTGCAGCGTAGTCGCCGCTGGCCGATGTATCCAAGGCGAACCCGGCATCCTTCTTGACGACGCCCGCTTTGCTGCTGGTGTCGCTGTTGCGGTACAGGTAAACGTCCGTTTCCTTGTCCAGGATCAACGTTCCCTTGGTGCCCATGACGACTTCGCCCCAGCCGCCAAAACCATTGCCATTGATCGATGAGTAGGTCACAACGACCTTCTTGTTCGGATCGGTTTCATAGCCGGCGACAGGTCCGTTTCCGGGGCTGTCAGGGTTGGGGTAGCGTTCGACACGGTCGTAATAACCGACATCGAAGGTGCTGCTGTACTCTGGCCCAGGGAACTCGAACATGCAGTAGACGTGGTCGCCGACTTCACGATCCAGCGGCATGATGTGGCGTCCGCCAACTGCGTGGACGCTCAGTGGGTGGACCTTCTTTTTGTCATCACGCAGCGAGCTGAGGAAGATGCTGACAGCGTCCAGTTGGTGGCTTCCGAGCTCCGCCATCAGGCCAGCACCGGTGCGATTGAACAAACGCCAGCGGTGAAGTTCTTCCATCGCACTGAAGGTTTTGTCGCCGGCTGAGAAGCTTTCGTAGCCGAATTCCGAGGGGTCGACGTTCTTGTCAGCGTCCCAAGCGGTCCACTGTTCAATTTCCATTTGCAGACGAATCATTTCGTCTGGGTCAGAGGTTTCCGACAACTTTTTCTTGCGATATTCGATGTCCTTCGCAATCTTGTCGAAGTTCTTGCCGTTGACCATCTCGCCGCCGGGAATTGGCATCGACCAGCTGTCAGCACCGGGCACGTTGCTGCGGTGCCACTGGGCACGGATGTGGTGCAGTTGTCCGAGCAAGCCCCAGCGGATCAGGTTGATCGCGTCTTGGTACTTCACGTTGTAGTGACGTTGGTGACCGGTCGC includes these proteins:
- a CDS encoding sialidase family protein, with the translated sequence MIRTIPLAVCFTLSAIGILPAQDAPFLNPPQYIGLPQTVQAVTNRAFTGIPSLAVSNGGRLWATWYAGKTPKEDENNYVVLSTSGDGGETWKEVLVVDPDEDGPVRTYDPELWIAPDGKLRLIWAQAVGHAGTVAGVWFLEIEDPDAEQPVHGKPKRITDGIMMCKPLVLSTDEWALPASTWRETDASARMIVSDDQGKTWSRRGGCNVPKDARAFDEHMFVERNDQSIWLLARTKYGIGESVSTDRGKTWPELTPSKIAHPSARFFIRRLASGNLLLVKHGPIEKRTGRSHLMAFVSTDDGETWKGGLMLDERAGVSYPDGQQDANGVIHIAYDYSRTKDRQILFASFREEDVAAGKAVTDSVKLRQLISDASGK
- a CDS encoding sulfatase family protein, with protein sequence MPPTRRLCAPAVTRTRITILSAMLVSLGSVLTSPTGTADQPPNVLIIYADDLGYGDLSSYNENCAYETPHLDQLASQGIRFTDAHSPSTICSPSRYGLMSGQCVFRTGRRTTAFEGASGPSYLRPDDLTIAEMLQQAGYKTAIFGKWHLGLTWYGSDGKQLRGGFQDVTEIDYERSTPLIDGPNNQGFDESFVTPNCPTTDPLYLYIENGMVPVPANQRHKRDTLPNPGGKWRWDNDEGWKAPGYKFVDADVLFFNKTREFLDRHVQESPDQPFFAIVSTQIAHAPVLPANQYTGSTQAGARGDFVCELDSLTGELLDHLKELGVDDNTLVIFNSDNGPETMHTVWMREDHQHDAAGGWRGMKRDGWEGGHRVPMMMKWPGHISPGRVSNQLINTTDIFKTLAAVANVDLPKSVALDSFNMLPELLGQVPEGESIRPHMITQSFRGEFQLRVGDWKYLNHTGSGGNNYNDRVLQPYAKKEAETDSPGQLYNLKQDPMETVNLYEQEAAKRREMQALLKSIVE
- a CDS encoding Gfo/Idh/MocA family protein yields the protein MVDKLNADQKEVGSHNYYSAVGSYYDVNRRDFLRGIVAAGAVSGAGLGAAYFGYGKVTDPVRVAVIGTGDEGNVLIGGCNPEYVDVKAICDIRPFSQFRAFHGDWSSPSALKRRPGLISVAGYKDEAEARKNVKVYDGSNGGIMACLDDPDIEAVIIALPLWLHAPVAAQAMERGLHVLTEKLMAHNVAQCKVMSRMAGSMEDKNGNPLHLATGHQRHYNVKYQDAINLIRWGLLGQLHHIRAQWHRSNVPGADSWSMPIPGGEMVNGKNFDKIAKDIEYRKKKLSETSDPDEMIRLQMEIEQWTAWDADKNVDPSEFGYESFSAGDKTFSAMEELHRWRLFNRTGAGLMAELGSHQLDAVSIFLSSLRDDKKKVHPLSVHAVGGRHIMPLDREVGDHVYCMFEFPGPEYSSTFDVGYYDRVERYPNPDSPGNGPVAGYETDPNKKVVVTYSSINGNGFGGWGEVVMGTKGTLILDKETDVYLYRNSDTSSKAGVVKKDAGFALDTSASGDYAAPVAQAASSGPVSRGYREEIEHWAYCIRNPDGENKPRCYPEVAMGDAVIALGTNVALKRSAKGESGYLQFKEEWFDIDNDATPDDSDIAAETEFMKKPVA
- a CDS encoding DUF1583 domain-containing protein; this encodes MNSQARFQLISIVASVFVLLLIGISRAANAGRSDTSAMEILFARELDVLAQGSDGVVLQASKLAPVDRFTVLADWVLPSETRPNFRMQSRFVQIAPIANSEVAPKESIVEGITSPAFYLLAAATETNRLAELRRRVQAIPDPLESDQMRAKLALLFMIEIADFTLKSPAKVEESTSAMLASLATHVRTRDPAADRQAWPEILALAYGMHSDLRSSEFLELVTSVYSVQIENLSWDANAAWDVYAFGAFAGLDPSNESDPKLQTVSPSSFESWQQASVVSANSRGNGFTAATWRPVGNAVHKFAGHNNDYLYFPSPLTGDFEIECDVTGFHFGETQVAYAGIFASPHSSRSQAEIGGLRSQEMLPLDPPMSPPDDWMSCRISVRDGVCRHFINGRSILQRTLVDGQFPWVALRAHRLSHGGIRNLTITGSPEIPSSIDMVNSPKLVGWYSYYDEPVDDPKGMFAWRSVATQETESSFEVQHAARRELAGSNLESLLMYHRPLMEDGSIEYEFFYAKGETAVHPAIDRLAFLLEPDGVQVHWVTDGAHQPGNLSPANRAFVTKQEQRRPEVVLKDNSWNRVRLELRGDDVLLLLNGKPVMDRALKPWNQRQFGLFHFADKTNARVRNLRWSGDWQNAEEVLGKHRGVRPDTAEMERLTSALPQSYRQDFRNLEIDSSHFIQRGGPITVGADGIAMKASGSQSTDLPLWLEVRGDFDLRARFENFQHADVGDGALEMLAYLPSDGQKIRVARHRWDNKEQKLRTRFSPMTDAGHQAQRARDHWAANEATSGVFRMVRLGTTVHYLFAENDSETFRLLSTDEVGRGPLSAGGITLKAFAEKGGSASTTWTNISVRAEQIEGVAVQDMQALRSQLDDSKKLLKKSFVHDFTEAAPDPETFSRLNDTRPWNEADDGLRLRDIGKVDWGASVLIARIPVEGDFDIRLEFDELKLASAGNGQQAILAIEVQPTSEPRTTVNSMLGLNSPGVIQAEGYARVRMPDGSQWFNGTERHTVTSATALRIARRGERFFMMVRAEGEQHDRIVSMSDHSDAPINGIIMMLRSGGAGSESSVRLKKFEVHSGEQ